From Trichoderma atroviride chromosome 1, complete sequence, one genomic window encodes:
- a CDS encoding uncharacterized protein (EggNog:ENOG41~TransMembrane:12 (i47-70o90-109i121-139o151-169i181-201o213-232i302-324o344-362i369-393o413-439i451-469o481-499i)), whose product MGEKNETQVHDEAEDHGELRTAIVHGHEAFAEAMIKEPPNAYTKAQFLIYFFSLIAFFCSTMNGYDGSLINNLLQNPWFKAKYHVENDGIWAGIVSSMYQIGGVAALPFVGPTIDGFGRRIGMLSGATLIIVGTIIQGVGNQQGQFMGGRFLLGFGVSLAAAAGPMYVVEINHPAYRGRVGAMYNTLWFSGAILAAGAARGGLNTGGDFSWRLIIWLQALFSGLIIIFCMFLPESPRWLYVHNKKEQAKAILTKYHGNGNPDSAWVNLQLFEYEQLLNMDGADKRWWDYRALFRNRAANYRLGCNLVVTIFGQWAGNAVLSYFLGSVLDAAGYTSTIAQANITLINNCQQFAWAILGAFLVDKVGRRPLLLFSFTACTVVWLGMTIASARLAASQEGVDSGGNPIFTNPAASKASLAMIFIFGAVYSVGITPLQALFPVEVLSFEQRAKGMAFSSFATNAAGLLNQFAWPVSMKNIGWKTYIVFTVQDAVQAIVIYFLIPETKGRTLEELDEIFDAPNPVKASTTKKAVAVDDHGGIVNIEKV is encoded by the exons ATGGGCGAAAAGAACGAGACTCAGGTTCATGATGAAGCGGAAGATCAT GGCGAACTTAGAACTGCCATTGTCCATGGCCACGAGGCCTTTGCCGAGGCCATGATCAAGGAGCCGCCCAATGCTTACACCAAGGCTCAGTTCCTCAtctacttcttctcccttaTTGCCTTCTTCTGTAGTACCATGAACGGTTACGATGGTTccctcatcaacaatctccTACAGAACCCCTGGTTCAAGGCAAAGTACCATGTCGAAAACGACGGCATCTGGGCTGGCATCGTCTCCTCCATGTACCAGATTGGTGGTGTCGCCGCGCTTCCCTTTGTCGGTCCTACCATTGATGGCTTTGGTCGTCGGATTGGCATGCTATCTGGTGCCACTCTCATCATTGTCGGCACCATTATCCAGGGTGTTGGCAACCAGCAGGGCCAGTTCATGGGCGGTCGATTCCTGCTTGGATTCGGCGTctctctcgctgctgctgctggtccCATGTACGTGGTTGAGATTAACCACCCTGCGTACCGTGGTCGTGTTGGCG cCATGTACAACACCCTCTGGTTCTCCGGTGCCATTCttgctgccggcgctgctcgAGGCGGACTCAACACTGGAGGCGACTTTTCCTGGCGACTCATCATCTGGCTCCAGGCCCTCTTCTCtggcctcatcatcatcttctgcatGTTCCTTCCCGAATCCCCTCGATGGCTCTACGTTCACAACAAAAAGGAACAGGCCAAGGCCATCCTCACAAAGTAccacggcaacggcaacccCGACTCTGCCTGGGTCAACCTTCAGCTCTTTGAGTACGAGCAGCTCCTCAACATGGACGGTGCTGACAAGCGCTGGTGGGATTACCGGGCTCTTTTCCGCAACCGTGCCGCCAACTACCGTCTCGGCTGCAACCTTGTTGTCACCATCTTTGGTCAGTGGGCTGGCAACGCCGTCCTGTCCTACTTCCTCGGCTCTGTCCTCGATGCTGCCGGCTACACGAGCACCATTGCCCAAGCCAACATCACCCTCATCAACAACTGCCAGCAGTTTGCATGGGCCATTCTGGGTGCCTTCCTGGTAGACAAAGTCGGCCGTCGACCTCtgttgctcttctccttcactgCCTGCACCGTCGTCTGGCTGGGTATGACCATTGCTTCCGCCAGGCTCGCGGCATCGCAGGAGGGCGTCGACTCCGGCGGCAATCCCATCTTCACCAACCCTGCTGCATCCAAGGCTTCTTTGGCCAtgatcttcatctttggtgCCGTCTACTCTGTTGGCATTACTCCCCTGCAGGCCTTGTTCCCCGTCGAGGTGCTCTCCTTTGAGCAGCGTGCCAAGGgcatggccttttccagTTTTGCCACCAACGCTGCCGGTCTCCTGAACCAGTTCGCTTGGCCAGTCTCCATGAAGAACATTGGCTGGAAGACGTACATTGTCTTTACCGTTCAGGATGCTGTTCAAGCTATTGTCATTTACTTTTTGATCCCCGAGACCAAGGGACGCACT TTGGAAGAGCTCGACGAAATCTTTGATGCCCCCAACCCCGTCAAAgcatcgacgacgaagaaggcCGTCGCTGTGGACGACCACGGCGGCATCGTTAATATCGAGAAGGTCTAG
- a CDS encoding uncharacterized protein (EggNog:ENOG41) translates to MFYTFQGVKGKAVDRSPQSSSDGNRSQDAAGGKAGKSLHACLECQRRKIRCDGKQPCNRCQSSRSRRRCVYEQHRQRLVPSRKSLEEISRSLEECRSVLRRLYPNHEVYQLLSLSRQELRDLLDQPLQQETVDVSVTPPSVDEAQHPQELENMPAPKSEWDEERREKDQMPVEADDVNALSLSMGKQAASYLGASSVKVALTVMLQIQPQLQVLLAAQSSPDGSSDENARTNKTPLFRAASRSSKANPPIPWTYKGQALIDAYFKRVHVLAPMLDENSFRKHYNEGRRCDAPWLSLLNMVFATSSIMSTPSSNLSHIKYYNQAIEHFHLSAFGSSHIETIQALALLGGYYLHYINRPNMANAIIGAILRMATALGLHREPPPEEQSDTAVIETRRRTWWTLFCLDTWGTTTLGRPSFGRWGPAINIQPPYAYRRASMTYSLYVLPRFRFFDISSRLTATLNRKKPTLHSMPASCLC, encoded by the exons ATGTTTTACACTT TCCAGGgtgtcaagggcaaggccgTGGATCGGTCCCCTCAATCGTCATCGGACGGCAATCGGTCACAGGACGCGGCCGGCGGCAAGGCTGGCAAGAGTCTCCACGCCTGTCTCGAGTGCCAGCGCCGCAAGATCCGCTGCGACGGGAAGCAGCCTTGCAATCGCTGCCAAAGTAGTCGGTCACGGAGGAGGTGCGTGTatgagcagcatcgccagcgtCTTGTGCCGTCCAGGAA ATCACTAGAGGAAATATCACGGAGCCTTGAAGAGTGCCGTTCTGTGCTGCGGCGCCTGTACCCTAACCATGAAGTCTACCAACTTTTGTCGCTGTCTCGCCAGGAGCTGCGGGATCTCCTAGACCAGCCATTGCAGCAAGAGACTGTAGACGTCTCCGTAACCCCCCCTTCTGTCGATGAGGCTCAGCATCCTCAAGAGCTTGAGAACATGCCCGCTCCAAAATCCGAATGGGATGAGGagcggagagaaaaggacCAGATGCCGGTGGAAGCCGACGATGTCAATGCTCTATCGCTCTCCATGGGCAAACAAGCGGCCTCGTATCTCGGTGCATCGTCCGTCAAGGTGGCCTTGACAGTCATGCTTCAAATTCAGCCACAGCTACAAGTGTTGCTCGCGGCACAGTCGTCTCCTGATGGTTCTAGTGATGAAAATGCACGCACCAACAAAACACCACTCTTCCGTGCAGCTTCCAGATCCTCCAAAGCAAATCCTCCCATCCCATGGACCTACAAAGGCCAGGCTCTCATCGACGCATATTTCAAACGTGTTCACGTTCTGGCTCCCATGTTGGACGAGAATTCGTTTCGTAAGCATTATAACGAAGGTCGTCGGTGCGACGCGCCGTGGCTCTCCCTGCTCAACATGGTCTTTGCCAcaagcagcatcatgtcTACGCCGTCAAGCAACCTGAGTCACATCAAGTACTACAATCAAGCCATAGAGCACTTTCATCTCAGTGCCTTTGGAAGTAGCCACATTGAGACAATTCAAGCCCTAGCACTGCTTGGAGGCTATTATCTCCACTACATCAACCGTCCAAACATGGCCAATGCCATCATTGGCGCCATCCTGCGAATGGCAACCGCTCTCGGCCTGCATCGAGAGCCACCGCCAGAAGAGCAGTCTGACACGGCAGTAATTGAGACGCGGCGACGCACTTGGTGGACGCTGTTTTGCCTCGATACATGGGGCACAACCACTCTAGGCCGGCCTTCGTTTGGGCGATGGGGACCGGCAATCAATATCCAACCCCCCTACGCTTATCGCAGAGCAAGTATGACTTACTCTCTATACGTATTACCAAGGTTTCGCTTTTTTGATATTTCATCCCGGCTAACAGCTACACTCAATAGGAAGAAGCCGACTCTGCACAGTATGCCGGCATCATGCCTCTGCTAG
- a CDS encoding uncharacterized protein (EggNog:ENOG41), with protein sequence MPSKERDADVNVDDERLRDRARRSKSERKPDRDRPHRSSKSARSSSDTHSLTSSTRRHRKKESDRDRDRDRDRDRDRERDRDRDRLLPQRPVSMSDLTVDAMSKLSIEKDRISLPYPSFNKAHSKEAVNSREDIAGSSTSQAKASTPLTPEPTDVASGGGDQERRSKNHLAPDDIPRSASKRSSRSRPPTPPDTDVSAARKRAEELLDRGNRSTVSRSASRAAEEKSSRVSRRSSTSAATLIRSPTNKIHDKLRSSVLSRSSSTASHSRHSSKRSSSTRSAKKSKPEPLHVDSSPSSAQDSSPKTPTQAHQFPSHLYGDSKRSRTPASGVDGDDYASTIASGTATPAMKAPSHPPPPIPPPPPPPAVDVLDIPRVDYLLQNGGLSAPVTRHFLSVLPVPNGSSRPSQSPLSGAETLFTPFVSLLDQYHTVLTKQGSVAVATGHRSVARRLLDRLENVFSRDLPPHGCSCIICEKSNEPHRGLNWGDVLEWVSGRIELPQWPPFDLADIGSKAAEVSGETPRRPDSPIQLDPDIAEEFREHYLRQSKKVRSAVDKWLHSTGETPVPPPQEVDDETLSFAILTNLDAEDRPYFNALLSGSKELRPATRAPTPLNRPRNDFIIKTGLSLQRLYRLQQVPRDAESVTYLIKNRHTHDLLITLSNINSQEWEILTSGRFDGFLWSGADGDDFGGVESRGPTPFRGPSAMGSRNGTPFSPYSRNATPASFISLTSSGMGGSRPPVSNDEEMEMAAIAEIEREIYQGMEALEDAFEKLHHQAEIVRTALRQRGAGLMQNLQSRKRIDVLSIPGSGNSLNSTYERPAWAESDAGNASEEDWQMEEYDLYPDDSASNISSSRHRRPKRRVERRTPAPIEEEEE encoded by the coding sequence ATGCCGTCCAAGGAACGTGACGCCGACGTCAATGTCGACGACGAACGCCTGCGCGACAGGGCCCGTCGTTCCAAATCTGAGCGCAAGCCTGACCGAGACCGCCCCCACCGCTCCTCGAAATCCgctcgcagctccagcgacaCGCATTCGCTCACCTCGTCCACCAGGCGCCACCGCAAGAAGGAATCTGACCGGGACCGAGATAGGGATAGAGATCGCGATCGAGACCGCGAGAGGGACCGGGACCGGGACCGCCTGCTGCCCCAGCGCCCAGTCAGCATGTCCGACCTGACCGTCGACGCAATGTCCAAGCTCTCCATCGAAAAGGACCGCATCTCGCTGCCTTACCCGTCGTTTAACAAGGCGCACAGCAAAGAGGCCGTCAACAGCCGCGAAGACATTGCCGGCTCTTCGACCTCGCAGGCCAAGGCTTCCACCCCGCTGACGCCTGAGCCTACCGACGTTGCCTCGGGTGGCGGAGATCAGGAGCGTCGATCCAAAAACCATCTCGCCCCTGACGACATTCCTCGATCAGCTTCCAAACGGTCGTCCCGATCTCGACCGCCCACACCTCCCGATACAGACGTCTCTGCCGCCAGGAAACGTGCCGAAGAACTTTTGGACCGCGGCAACAGGTCTACGGTTTCCAGGTCGGCGTCCCGTGCCGCCGAGGAGAAATCCTCAAGGGTTAGCCGCCGCTCGTCAACCAGCGCCGCGACCTTGATACGCTCACCCACAAACAAGATTCACGACAAGCTTCGGTCGTCTGTCCTATCACGCTCGTCCAGCACGGCCTCACATTCACGCCACTCATCCAAGCGGTCATCGTCAACTCGCAGCgcaaaaaagagcaagcCTGAGCCGCTCCACGTCGACTCGTCTCCCTCCAGTGCCCAGGACTCTTCTCCCAAGACGCCAACTCAGGCTCATCAATTCCCCTCTCATCTCTATGGCGACTCGAAGCGATCTCGCACCCCCGCCTCTGGcgttgacggcgacgacTATGCATCCACCATTGCCTCAGGTACGGCCACGCCCGCCATGAAGGCGCCCTCTCATCCTCCGCCGCCGAtcccgccgccacctccgcCTCCTGCCGTTGATGTCCTCGACATACCCAGGGTGGACTACCTACTGCAAAACGGTGGTCTGTCGGCTCCCGTCACGAGGCACTTTTTGTCCGTTCTACCCGTCCCAAacggcagctccaggccctcACAATCACCACTCTCCGGCGCCGAGACGCTCTTCACGCCCTTTGTGAGCCTCCTGGACCAGTATCATACCGTTCTCACAAAGCAAGGATCGGTCGCCGTGGCCACTGGCCATCGATCAGTCGCTCGTCGTCTGCTTGACCGGCTGGAGAATGTCTTTTCTCGAGACTTGCCACCCCACGGCTGCTCCTGCATCATATGCGAAAAGTCCAACGAACCCCACCGCGGCTTGAACTGGGGTGATGTGCTCGAATGGGTCAGCGGTCGCATTGAACTGCCCCAATGGCCGCCCTTTGATTTGGCAGACATTGGCAGCAAGGCGGCCGAGGTATCAGGAGAAACCCCCCGGAGGCCAGACTCTCCCATCCAACTGGACCCTGATATCGCCGAGGAGTTTAGAGAACACTATCTGCGGCAGTCAAAGAAGGTCCGGTCTGCCGTCGACAAGTGGCTTCACAGCACGGGCGAAACGCCTGTTCCACCTCCCCAGGAGGTCGATGACGAGACGCTGAGCTTCGCCATCCTGACCAATCTCGACGCCGAGGACCGGCCCTATTTCAACGCCCTCTTATCCGGATCAAAGGAGCTGAGGCCTGCCACCCGTGCACCGACTCCGCTTAACCGACCACGCAACGATTTCATCATCAAGACTGGTCTCTCCTTGCAGCGGCTGTACCGCCTTCAGCAGGTTCCTCGTGATGCAGAGAGCGTTACCTATCTCATTAAGAATCGCCATACCCACGACCTTCTCATCACCCTCTCCAACATTAATAGCCAAGAATGGGAGATTCTAACATCAGGCCGATTTGACGGATTCTTATGGTCGGGCGCTGACGGCGACGATTTTGGCGGCGTGGAGTCGAGAGGCCCAACACCCTTCCGCGGCCCCTCAGCCATGGGTTCTCGAAACGGCACCCCTTTTTCTCCGTATTCCCGCAATGCGACTCCCGCGTCTTTCATCAGCCTTACTTCCTCCGGTATGGGTGGGAGCCGACCCCCGGTATCcaacgatgaggagatggagatggcagccaTTGCTGAGATTGAGCGAGAGATTTACCAGGGCATGGAAGCGTTGGAAGATGCTTTTGAAAAGCTGCATCACCAGGCAGAGATTGTTCGGACTGCACTGCGACAGCGTGGAGCCGGCCTTATGCAGAATCTCCAGAGCCGAAAGCGCATCGACGTGCTCTCTATTCCCGGCTCTGGCAACTCTCTGAACTCAACTTATGAGCGACCTGCATGGGCTGAGAGCGATGCAGGCAACGCCAGCGAGGAGGACTGGCAGATGGAGGAATATGATCTCTACCCCGATGATTCGGCTAGCAATATCAGCAGCAGTCGACACAGGCGGCCCAAGAGACGCGTTGAGCGTCGCACTCCGGCCCccattgaagaagaagaggaatag
- a CDS encoding uncharacterized protein (EggNog:ENOG41): MPYPYPDTITGPELVAEYASIIKGKTILTTGVSPNTLGATYVESVAAGQPKLIILAGRSLDKVKQTAELVAKAHPEVKTKVLELDLTLFASVRKAAEEVNSWGDVPVIDVLVNNAGIMAVPYEICVDGFEKQFTANHLGHFLFTNLILDKILAAKDGRVVNISSGAHYISGIRHADINFDQGKTYEKWAAYAQSKTAGILFSRELAKRLGNRGLLSFSANPGAIGTTHLAAHLDFSPGKDAEETWRVSRMGGAPYGWQIPELISPERGVSSHVFASFDPVLKAHNGAYIEQRARIADYYVDCVSPAAISDIEAGKLWTLSAKAVGL; the protein is encoded by the exons ATGCCTTACCCATATCCAGATACCATCACAGGGCCCGAGTTGGTCGCTGAATACgcctccatcatcaagggcaagacCATCCTCACTACTGGCGTTTCTCCCAACACTCTAGGCGCAACATATGTAGAGTCGGTTGCGGCAGGCCAGCCAAAGCTGATTATCCTCGCGGGAAGGAGCCTGGACAAGGTCAAGCAAACGGCCGAACTGGTAGCCAAAGCGCACCCAGAGGTCAAGACCAAAGTGCTGGAGCTTGATTTGACATTGTTTGCTTCGGTGCGAAAGGCGGCTGAGGAGGTCAACTCTTGGGGCGACGTCCCCGTGATTGACGTGTTGGTGAACAACGCGGGCATTATGGCGGTGCCCTACGAAATATGCGTCGACGGGTTTGAAAAGCAATTTACAGCCAATCATCTCGGCCATTTTCTCTTCACCAACTTGATATTGGACAAGATCCTCGCGGCAAAGGACGGTCGTGTGGTGAATATCAGCAGCGGTGCGCATTACATTAGCGGCATTCGTCATGCGGACATCAACTTTGAT CAAGGTAAAACGTACGAAAAATGGGCGGCGTACGCTCAGTCCAAGACGGCCggcattctcttctccagagaACTTGCCAAGAGGCTGGGAAACCGCGGGCTTCTGTCATTCAGTGCGAACCCAGGAGCGATTGGGACGACCCATCTGGCCGCCCATCTTGACTTTTCACCTGGAAAAGACGCAGAGGAAACCT GGAGAGTTTCTCGAATGGGTGGAGCGCCATATGGCTGGCAAATACCGGAGCTGATTTCCCCAGAGCGAGGTGTCTCTTCTCACGTTTTTGCATCTTTTGATCCAGTTCTCAAGG CTCACAACGGCGCGTATATCGAGCAAAGGGCTCGGATAGCAGATTACTATGTCGATTGCGTTAGCCCCGCGGCCATTAGCGATATTGAGGCGGGAAAACTGTGGACACTGAGCGCAAAGGCTGTTGGCCTGTAG
- a CDS encoding uncharacterized protein (EggNog:ENOG41) has translation MNPLLKTADRSHLDSLLVDWYNNLPWLLRSTEPCVEPLHLSRSIMIWRYWNLRMLLYRPVLLTLACKTQSPIEEQDVVAVQTCQNAARETIDSISLGWTRQQMSGWNAVWFLYQAAMIPLVSILWQPDSPSVVQWRAQVESILDLFEAMQDWSLTARRSRDVVSRLLEASSQISNVRQGAGLDVASLQKGGPSGEVLSGFWGSEGADAAFPSGYGTGDIVDMLDQDWPWDMDVDGLAWGQQIPLLEEDGSYSVDDGSMGVDYLSLAAESDALSHPPQPPP, from the coding sequence ATGAATCCTCTTCTGAAGACGGCAGATCGCAGTCACTTGGACAGCCTTCTTGTCGACTGGTACAACAATCTTCCCTGGCTTCTTCGTTCCACGGAGCCCTGTGTAGAGCCACTCCATCTTTCGCGAAGCATCATGATATGGCGGTATTGGAATCTGCGCATGCTGCTTTACCGCCCAGTACTTTTAACCTTGGCCTGCAAAACTCAGTCACCCATTGAAGAACAAGACGTGGTTGCCGTGCAGACCTGCCAAAACGCTGCGCGGGAGACTATTGATAGCATATCATTGGGGTGGACACGCCAGCAAATGTCTGGGTGGAACGCCGTATGGTTCTTATACCAGGCAGCCATGATACCGCTGGTTAGTATCCTATGGCAACCTGACAGTCCATCTGTCGTGCAGTGGCGCGCTCAAGTCGAGTCGATCCTCGACCTGTTTGAGGCAATGCAAGACTGGTCGCTTACGGCACGCCGCAGCAGAGATGTCGTCAGCCGTCTTCTGGAGGCTAGCTCTCAGATTTCCAACGTAAGACAAGGAGCTGGCCTTGACGTTGCTTCGCTCCAAAAAGGGGGACCAAGCGGCGAAGTACTCAGCGGGTTCTGGGGAAGTGAAGGGGCTGATGCTGCTTTCCCCAGCGGCTACGGCACCGGGGACATTGTCGATATGCTGGACCAAGACTGGCCGTGGGATATGGATGTTGATGGGCTGGCCTGGGGGCAGCAGATTCCTCTGCTggaggaagatggcagcTACAGCGTCGACGACGGTTCCATGGGAGTGGACTATCTGTCGCTGGCAGCTGAAAGTGATGCTTTGTCGCATCCTCCACAGCCGCCGCCTTAA
- a CDS encoding uncharacterized protein (EggNog:ENOG41) produces MMTEQATQVVVASHNPVKISAAREGFSGMFPSRAFSFTGLNVPSGVAEQPMTDAETLQGARNRARNAREAKPEADYWVGIEGGVDDSGDAMETFAWVVVLGKHSESAAEPERMGRARTAAFFQPEEVARLVRSGMELGPADDQVFGSENSKQHSGSIGLLTGDLINRSAYYVPAVIGALIPFRNPTLTFSQF; encoded by the coding sequence ATGATGACAGAGCAGGCCACCCAGGTCGTTGTCGCTTCGCACAACCCCGTCAAGATCTCAGCCGCAAGGGAGGGCTTCAGCGGCATGTTTCCCTCTCGGGCATTCTCCTTTACTGGGCTCAATGTGCCGTCCGGCGTTGCTGAACAGCCCATGACGGACGCGGAAACCCTGCAGGGGGCCAGGAACCGAGCTCGCAACGCCCGCGAAGCAAAGCCCGAGGCCGACTATTGGGTTGGCATCGAGGGCGGCGTGGACGACAGCGGAGATGCCATGGAAACATTTGCCTGGGTCGTCGTGCTGGGCAAGCATTCTGAATCAGCAGCTGAACCGGAGCGGATGGGACGGGCTCGCACGGCAGCCTTCTTCCAGCCGGAAGAAGTAGCGAGATTGGTGCGCAGTGGCATGGAACTGGGACCAGCAGACGATCAGGTGTTTGGCAGCGAAAACTCGAAGCAACATAGCGGATCAATCGGTCTGCTGACTGGAGACTTGATCAATCGGTCGGCATACTATGTGCCAGCGGTCATTGGAGCGCTGATTCCATTTCGAAACCCGACTCTGACATTTTCTCAGTTTTGA